From Candidatus Woesearchaeota archaeon, a single genomic window includes:
- the leuS gene encoding leucine--tRNA ligase produces the protein MDSSSIESKWKKRWDEAKLFEAEAHPGQPKFFLTFPYPYMNGFMHLGHFYTLMRVEAFARFKRMKGFNVLFPQGWHCTGSPIESAAKRVQENEPKQIKILKDMGFNDQDIKKFADPEHWVNFFPKEAMEDYKSVGMSVDFRRSFITTSLNPHYDKFIRWQFNKLKEKNYVVKGKHPVVWCPKCNGPVPDHSRMEGEGETPQEYLLFRHKLDDGRYLISATLRPDTVLGVTNLYVNPDADYIEADVNGETWILGEPAAERLKDQEYKVTVKKKVRGLEFIGKKTEEFGSIKVPILPAAFLDPKFGTGLVHSVPSDSADDLIALWDLQKDDATIKRYNLNPEEIRAIRPIPILNTPGFGDIAAEAMLKKYNITSQNQRSELEKIKKELYKLSHFTATLNSRYKTGFRKDLEGLKVEEAKEIITEELIEKGYASKYYELTGKVICRCLTPAIVKIVSDQWFLDYADPGWKKQVHGAFRDIKLYPDKSRPQFEYVIDWLAPWACTREFGLGTRLPWDDKWVIESLSDSTIYMAYYTISHILKDIPIDKINDKVFDYIFLDKGHKPDVDNIEMMKSEFQYWYPLDFRNSGKDLIQNHLTFFVFNHTAIFDKKYWPGGIGTNGWVTVDGQKMSKSLGNFILLRDLPKKFGVDASRITVLSGGEGLDDANFDSEMAFSVKSKLENLFNFLAENYDKGRDETLSVDFWFESTISRIIRDSELLMDETLFRSALQKIFFEMPNILKWYQRRSKEPNRRLMNRYIESQLMMLAPFAPFFCEEVWEKIGRKPFISVAEWPKPGSVDDSLDHMESMIETTLADIRQVQKLAKIDQPKRIQLFISAAWKYDLFLLVKKNLSDTKNPKDIIGAVMQTELKRYSKDIMKIIPKLIQKAPEHVFSQDEELKYLQSSADFFKEEFGAEVSIIKAEDSKENKAAQASPGKPAILIE, from the coding sequence ATGGATTCCAGTTCAATCGAATCAAAATGGAAGAAGAGGTGGGATGAAGCCAAGCTGTTTGAGGCAGAGGCTCATCCTGGCCAGCCTAAGTTCTTCTTGACCTTTCCTTATCCTTACATGAATGGCTTCATGCATCTCGGTCATTTCTATACCCTGATGCGTGTTGAGGCCTTTGCTAGATTTAAGAGGATGAAAGGCTTCAATGTTCTTTTCCCTCAGGGCTGGCACTGCACTGGTTCTCCTATTGAGTCTGCTGCAAAGAGGGTCCAGGAGAATGAGCCTAAGCAGATAAAGATACTCAAAGACATGGGTTTCAATGATCAGGACATCAAGAAATTTGCTGATCCTGAGCACTGGGTCAATTTCTTCCCAAAGGAAGCGATGGAAGACTACAAGAGTGTAGGCATGTCTGTGGATTTCAGGAGGTCTTTCATAACCACTTCCTTGAATCCTCATTATGATAAGTTCATCAGGTGGCAGTTCAACAAGCTCAAGGAGAAGAACTACGTCGTGAAAGGGAAGCACCCTGTTGTGTGGTGCCCTAAGTGCAATGGGCCTGTCCCTGATCATTCCAGGATGGAAGGTGAAGGGGAGACTCCGCAGGAATATCTCTTGTTCAGGCATAAGCTTGACGACGGCAGATATCTCATCAGCGCAACTCTGAGGCCGGATACGGTTCTTGGTGTCACGAATCTCTATGTGAATCCTGATGCTGATTACATCGAGGCTGATGTCAATGGCGAGACCTGGATTTTAGGTGAGCCTGCAGCAGAGAGGCTCAAGGACCAGGAATACAAGGTCACTGTCAAAAAGAAGGTTAGGGGCCTGGAATTCATCGGCAAGAAGACAGAGGAATTCGGCAGCATCAAGGTTCCGATCCTTCCAGCAGCATTTCTCGATCCAAAGTTCGGCACTGGATTGGTCCACAGCGTGCCTTCTGACAGCGCCGACGATCTCATTGCATTGTGGGATCTGCAGAAAGATGATGCCACAATAAAGAGATACAATCTGAACCCAGAAGAAATCAGAGCCATCAGGCCCATCCCTATACTCAACACTCCAGGATTTGGTGACATTGCAGCAGAAGCAATGCTGAAGAAGTACAATATCACTTCCCAGAACCAGAGATCTGAGCTGGAAAAGATCAAGAAGGAGCTTTACAAGCTCTCTCACTTCACTGCAACTCTCAACAGCAGGTACAAGACTGGTTTCAGGAAGGATCTTGAGGGCTTGAAGGTCGAGGAAGCAAAGGAGATAATCACCGAGGAGCTCATCGAGAAGGGTTATGCCTCAAAGTATTATGAACTTACAGGGAAAGTAATCTGCAGATGCCTTACTCCTGCTATCGTCAAGATCGTCAGTGATCAATGGTTCCTTGATTATGCTGATCCGGGATGGAAGAAGCAAGTGCATGGTGCTTTCAGGGATATCAAGCTCTATCCTGATAAGTCTAGGCCTCAGTTTGAGTATGTTATTGATTGGCTTGCCCCTTGGGCCTGCACAAGGGAGTTCGGCTTGGGCACAAGGTTACCTTGGGATGACAAGTGGGTCATAGAATCTCTTTCAGACTCAACAATCTACATGGCATATTACACAATATCCCACATATTGAAGGACATCCCGATAGATAAGATCAATGACAAGGTCTTTGATTACATCTTCCTTGACAAGGGCCATAAGCCTGATGTCGATAATATAGAGATGATGAAGTCTGAATTCCAGTACTGGTATCCTCTTGATTTCAGGAACTCAGGCAAGGATCTGATTCAGAATCACCTGACCTTCTTTGTCTTCAACCACACTGCAATCTTCGATAAGAAATATTGGCCGGGCGGCATCGGAACTAATGGCTGGGTCACTGTTGATGGCCAGAAGATGTCCAAGTCTTTGGGCAATTTCATCCTCTTGAGGGATCTTCCTAAGAAGTTTGGTGTTGATGCATCAAGGATAACTGTCCTGAGCGGCGGCGAAGGCCTTGACGACGCGAATTTTGATTCTGAGATGGCATTTTCAGTCAAGTCTAAGCTTGAGAACCTGTTCAATTTCCTTGCAGAGAATTATGATAAAGGAAGAGATGAGACCTTGAGTGTTGATTTCTGGTTTGAGTCCACGATCAGCAGGATAATCAGGGACTCTGAGCTTTTGATGGATGAGACCTTGTTTCGCTCTGCTCTGCAGAAGATATTCTTTGAGATGCCTAATATCTTGAAGTGGTATCAGAGAAGGTCAAAAGAGCCGAACAGGCGCTTGATGAATAGGTATATTGAATCCCAGCTCATGATGCTTGCTCCTTTTGCCCCTTTCTTCTGCGAGGAAGTGTGGGAGAAGATTGGCAGGAAGCCTTTCATCTCAGTTGCTGAGTGGCCTAAGCCAGGTAGTGTTGATGATTCCTTGGATCACATGGAATCTATGATCGAGACCACTCTTGCTGACATCAGGCAGGTGCAGAAGCTTGCTAAGATTGACCAGCCAAAAAGGATTCAGCTTTTCATCTCTGCAGCTTGGAAGTATGATCTGTTCTTGTTAGTCAAGAAGAATCTCAGCGACACCAAGAATCCAAAGGATATCATTGGTGCTGTGATGCAGACTGAGCTTAAGAGGTACAGCAAGGATATCATGAAGATCATTCCAAAGCTCATCCAGAAAGCTCCGGAGCATGTCTTCAGCCAGGATGAAGAGTTGAAATATCTGCAGTCATCAGCTGATTTCTTCAAGGAAGAGTTTGGCGCCGAAGTGTCTATCATAAAAGCAGAAGATTCCAAAGAGAACAAAGCAGCTCAAGCCTCTCCTGGAAAACCTGCGATATTAATCGAATAA
- a CDS encoding DUF2283 domain-containing protein → MKIRYDTEADAMYISIIESPIQSTEELDKNTILDFNKEGRLVGIELLFIKERNPQLLTELRKKKVFPA, encoded by the coding sequence ATGAAAATCAGATATGACACAGAAGCAGATGCAATGTACATAAGCATCATAGAGAGCCCCATACAATCTACTGAGGAACTTGACAAGAACACTATATTGGATTTCAACAAAGAGGGGAGATTAGTGGGAATAGAACTGTTGTTCATCAAAGAAAGAAACCCGCAACTTCTGACAGAGCTTAGGAAAAAGAAGGTCTTTCCAGCCTGA
- a CDS encoding DUF4258 domain-containing protein, translated as MRYAYTKHAIRQIIKRGIHKIWIIETIKYPNEMAREDHKFYAIKQLNGKTLKVVYTRKKYIKIITTYFIK; from the coding sequence ATGAGATATGCATATACAAAACATGCTATCAGACAGATCATCAAAAGAGGAATCCATAAAATCTGGATCATTGAGACAATCAAATACCCTAATGAAATGGCGAGAGAAGATCACAAATTCTATGCAATAAAACAACTCAATGGAAAAACCCTGAAAGTGGTCTATACAAGGAAAAAATATATAAAGATTATAACCACCTATTTCATAAAATGA
- the trpS gene encoding tryptophan--tRNA ligase: MAGDFEVTPWEVKGDIDYGKLIKEFGIKPLKGLPGEFNENILFRRSTIFAHRDFNNILEARNSGKPFVMMTGLMPTGKFHIGHMLLAQQMVFYQGLGARIYIAVADIEAYNARAQSLEESRKIAEEEYISNYIALGLKPKNCRIYYQSNRSNDQRRANAYYRLQNILARHATFNEFRAVYGEISPGKMVSALLQAADMLHPQLEEFEGPVPVVVPVGVDQDPHLRLARDISKRAPFKFIQLSSTYHKFMPGLSGGKMSASDPNSFIALSDPPKMIRSKINKYAFSGGQSTIEEHRAKGGNPDVDVSFQYLSMFFEPDDRKLRQIHDDYRSGKLLTGELKAHLIDRMTGFLDGYQDKLVRARDQIDKYID, translated from the coding sequence ATGGCTGGCGATTTTGAAGTGACCCCTTGGGAAGTCAAGGGTGATATTGATTATGGGAAGCTGATTAAGGAGTTTGGCATAAAGCCTCTGAAAGGTCTGCCTGGTGAGTTCAATGAGAACATACTTTTCAGGAGGAGCACCATCTTTGCTCACAGGGATTTCAATAATATACTTGAAGCCAGGAACTCAGGCAAGCCTTTTGTCATGATGACAGGTCTGATGCCCACTGGAAAGTTCCACATCGGTCACATGCTTCTTGCCCAGCAGATGGTTTTCTATCAGGGCCTCGGCGCCAGGATTTACATCGCTGTCGCAGATATCGAGGCATATAATGCAAGGGCCCAGTCTTTGGAAGAATCAAGGAAGATTGCTGAAGAGGAATACATCTCTAATTACATAGCTCTCGGCCTGAAGCCGAAGAACTGCAGGATCTATTATCAGTCGAATCGCTCAAACGATCAGAGGAGGGCCAATGCTTATTATCGTCTCCAGAACATCCTGGCGCGTCATGCCACTTTCAATGAGTTCCGCGCTGTGTATGGTGAGATCTCCCCTGGAAAGATGGTCTCAGCTCTGCTCCAGGCTGCTGATATGCTCCATCCTCAGCTCGAGGAATTTGAGGGTCCTGTCCCTGTTGTTGTTCCTGTCGGCGTGGATCAGGATCCGCATCTCAGGTTAGCGAGGGATATCAGCAAGCGTGCTCCTTTTAAGTTCATCCAGCTCTCCTCCACTTATCACAAGTTCATGCCTGGCTTGTCAGGCGGCAAGATGTCTGCATCTGACCCGAATTCATTCATTGCTCTTTCAGATCCACCGAAGATGATCAGGAGCAAGATAAACAAGTATGCCTTCTCTGGCGGCCAGTCGACAATAGAGGAGCACAGGGCAAAAGGAGGGAATCCTGATGTTGATGTTTCATTCCAGTATCTCAGCATGTTCTTTGAGCCTGACGACAGGAAGCTAAGGCAGATCCATGATGATTACAGGTCAGGCAAGCTCTTGACAGGTGAGCTGAAGGCTCATCTGATTGACAGGATGACAGGATTCTTGGATGGTTATCAGGATAAGCTGGTCAGGGCCAGGGATCAGATTGATAAATATATTGATTGA
- a CDS encoding NAD(P)-dependent glycerol-3-phosphate dehydrogenase produces MDKVAVLGSGIFGFVLARHISLLHPGTDVFMYDVVDKIIDHLKQHRSHPVHLKRIRLPDNIHPTSDLKEAVDGASLIVAAVPAQFMRSACRDFGPHITRDVIILNVAKALELKSHKRMSEVFSEELKDVPHMVHFAMLSGGMIAQEVAMDCPLFAEVACEEIGVAEQLQHFLSSPTLRLYTNTDLIGVELAGAFKNVVSILAGISDGLGYAAGTKAALKAIASGEIEILAGKMGAKPHTFSNKTLAWEADLSTCVFGDSRNRYFGKLIGSGFSVKDALEELEQESKRAEGYATSKVIHEVMSEHGLDLPLLDSIYAVLYEGKSPSVAISELMTREYESIG; encoded by the coding sequence ATGGATAAGGTCGCAGTCCTCGGATCCGGCATATTCGGTTTTGTGCTTGCCAGGCATATCTCTCTTCTTCATCCAGGGACAGATGTCTTCATGTATGATGTTGTCGATAAGATAATAGACCACCTTAAGCAGCACAGGTCTCATCCTGTCCATCTGAAGAGGATAAGGCTTCCGGATAACATCCATCCGACCTCTGATCTGAAAGAGGCTGTCGATGGGGCAAGTCTGATTGTTGCAGCTGTTCCTGCCCAGTTCATGAGGTCTGCCTGCAGGGATTTTGGCCCCCACATAACCCGGGATGTGATCATACTTAATGTCGCCAAGGCCTTGGAGTTGAAATCCCATAAGCGCATGTCTGAGGTGTTTTCTGAGGAGCTGAAGGATGTCCCTCACATGGTCCATTTTGCGATGCTGTCCGGAGGGATGATAGCTCAGGAGGTTGCCATGGATTGTCCCCTGTTCGCTGAGGTTGCCTGCGAAGAGATAGGTGTGGCAGAGCAGCTTCAGCATTTCCTTTCCAGTCCCACCCTGAGGCTTTATACTAACACTGATCTGATCGGTGTGGAGCTTGCAGGCGCTTTCAAGAATGTCGTCTCTATCCTTGCAGGCATCTCAGACGGTCTTGGCTATGCTGCAGGCACAAAGGCTGCTCTGAAGGCCATCGCTTCCGGCGAGATTGAGATCCTTGCCGGGAAGATGGGTGCAAAGCCGCATACCTTCTCTAACAAGACTCTTGCCTGGGAGGCTGACCTCTCGACTTGTGTTTTTGGAGATTCGCGGAATCGTTATTTCGGCAAGCTCATAGGCTCAGGTTTCTCTGTGAAGGACGCTCTTGAGGAGTTGGAGCAGGAATCAAAGAGGGCTGAGGGCTATGCGACATCAAAGGTCATCCATGAGGTCATGTCAGAGCATGGTCTTGATCTCCCTCTGCTCGATAGCATATATGCTGTGCTTTATGAAGGTAAGAGCCCAAGTGTTGCTATCAGCGAACTTATGACAAGGGAGTATGAGTCAATTGGATAA
- a CDS encoding AbrB/MazE/SpoVT family DNA-binding domain-containing protein gives MKRSLIKQKDSFTITLPKKWVEQRGLEQGDEIELDQSGSKLVISAKGGGKKECELKLEDDTFPLIRIRIHTLYNFGYDRITIHHQKEHHSQIKKIISRYLLGFEITETSEKKTVIESVTEPSEDKQQTILKRMFQITMESLDQTEEDIEEARYEKTKHFEQWDEKMTQYTNFLRRNISKKRFTEERVNYYWELYFMLNAIQTSVLYLYRNLDKHKPKISKQIMQGFRQIKREYAEMHTSFLAENIPQLEKVHNEIRYKLYMELQDMMAETRGAASVILSYMTEICRIMHLATYDMIAISTSGKAGQ, from the coding sequence ATGAAAAGAAGCCTCATCAAGCAAAAAGACAGCTTCACAATAACCCTGCCAAAGAAATGGGTAGAGCAGAGAGGGCTGGAACAGGGAGATGAGATTGAATTAGACCAATCAGGAAGCAAGCTAGTGATATCTGCAAAAGGAGGAGGCAAGAAGGAATGCGAACTCAAGCTAGAGGATGACACATTCCCGCTCATCAGGATAAGGATACACACGCTCTACAATTTCGGATATGACAGGATAACAATCCATCACCAGAAAGAACACCACAGCCAGATAAAAAAGATCATCAGCAGATACCTCCTAGGTTTCGAGATCACAGAGACAAGCGAAAAGAAAACAGTAATCGAAAGTGTGACAGAGCCCAGCGAAGACAAGCAGCAGACGATTCTGAAAAGGATGTTCCAGATAACAATGGAAAGCCTTGACCAGACCGAAGAGGACATTGAAGAAGCAAGATATGAAAAGACAAAACACTTCGAGCAATGGGATGAGAAGATGACACAATACACCAACTTCCTCAGAAGGAACATCTCAAAAAAAAGGTTCACAGAAGAGAGAGTCAACTATTACTGGGAGCTTTATTTCATGCTGAATGCCATCCAGACAAGCGTGCTCTACCTATACCGGAATCTTGACAAGCACAAACCGAAGATATCAAAGCAGATCATGCAGGGATTCAGGCAGATCAAGAGAGAGTATGCAGAAATGCACACATCCTTCCTGGCAGAGAACATACCACAACTGGAGAAGGTGCATAATGAGATCAGATACAAGCTCTACATGGAACTGCAGGACATGATGGCAGAAACTCGCGGAGCAGCATCAGTGATACTGTCCTACATGACAGAGATATGCAGGATAATGCACCTTGCCACATATGACATGATAGCCATATCGACGAGCGGAAAGGCCGGTCAGTAA
- a CDS encoding GNAT family N-acetyltransferase: MTERVDIRKAGIRDYEELKQIRTEFYLWEAERDRRIKKAYVRHLGPTLAKMMRQKDKAFFMAEAEGKAIGYAAAEIQKNPAWCVHDKRGHMFNLYVDRQYRRKGVGQKLTEACLRWFKEKGIRDLMIMHYHFNTEAASLYKRYGFREYIVMLTKQGKTSSD; encoded by the coding sequence ATGACAGAAAGAGTGGACATAAGGAAAGCAGGCATAAGGGATTATGAAGAGCTGAAGCAGATAAGGACAGAGTTCTACCTATGGGAAGCTGAGAGAGACAGGAGGATAAAAAAAGCCTATGTGAGACATCTCGGGCCGACACTAGCAAAGATGATGAGGCAGAAGGACAAAGCATTCTTCATGGCAGAAGCAGAAGGAAAAGCGATAGGGTATGCAGCAGCAGAGATACAGAAGAACCCTGCATGGTGCGTGCATGATAAAAGAGGGCACATGTTCAACCTTTATGTCGACAGACAATACAGGAGAAAAGGCGTGGGGCAGAAGCTGACAGAAGCATGCCTGAGATGGTTCAAGGAAAAAGGAATCAGGGATCTCATGATAATGCACTACCATTTCAACACAGAAGCCGCAAGCCTATACAAGAGATACGGATTCAGAGAGTATATAGTGATGCTCACAAAACAAGGAAAAACAAGTTCTGACTGA
- a CDS encoding peptidylprolyl isomerase produces the protein MENQEKLPQKAYKETYIFPEDSPLKKVQPEPKPEVQPEPEIEEIKIEDKKTEDKKRDDRKTDDKKAPKKAGRRMHKAESHGPEKTGKKEEKDYTLYYALGALALIAVVVLLYFFASPSDPGTLEMWDGRVIAVVNGEEITIDDFNTQVSKIPVSYRLFVTKDMILNQTIMEALLIQDAHKNGLTVDQDRLDNLTAVWEANLKSAMSEEELYSTLDSLGMTYDEFRQKSISLISDQLLISDLFNKTVVSKLELSEDDLKGYYDENKGTYFVDESLEVSHILVLGGPQMNKTDDEAREIILGVEKRIADGDDFFGLVREYSEDPGSKDNDGKYNITRGMTVKEFEDAAFALDVGMVSPIVKTQFGYHIIKLLGRTEARQMEFDEVRDEIREQMLYEAQKTGIPLYIAGLMDKAKIELFAFNSGIPSMDITTFQQVDPSVCTDEDNRTIVRLYTVSYQEASQFAEAAFRQALERFDRSGELSAYVWQVDTNDDVMTPELESAIPQEELDLFRKYNPGNSVPAYLIGCKYLRIGNGHWENKDMASETLEIEAMFDEIIFELENAEAFAEASQDNPYIIQPEAQ, from the coding sequence GTGGAAAATCAAGAGAAATTGCCTCAGAAAGCATACAAGGAGACTTATATCTTTCCTGAGGATTCGCCATTGAAAAAAGTTCAGCCTGAGCCAAAACCAGAGGTTCAGCCTGAGCCGGAGATTGAGGAGATCAAAATCGAAGATAAGAAAACCGAGGATAAGAAAAGGGATGATAGGAAAACCGACGATAAGAAGGCTCCAAAGAAGGCCGGCAGGAGGATGCATAAGGCAGAGTCGCATGGTCCTGAGAAGACAGGGAAGAAGGAAGAGAAGGATTATACTCTCTATTATGCCTTGGGTGCTCTTGCGCTGATTGCCGTTGTTGTTCTCCTATATTTTTTCGCGTCACCCTCTGATCCAGGCACACTGGAGATGTGGGATGGCCGTGTGATCGCTGTCGTCAATGGCGAGGAGATCACAATTGATGATTTCAACACGCAGGTTTCGAAGATTCCTGTGTCATATAGGCTGTTTGTGACAAAGGATATGATACTTAACCAGACAATTATGGAGGCATTGCTTATTCAGGATGCTCATAAGAATGGCCTGACTGTTGATCAGGACCGGCTTGACAATCTGACAGCTGTCTGGGAAGCCAATCTTAAGTCTGCCATGTCAGAGGAGGAGCTTTATTCCACTTTGGACAGCCTGGGCATGACTTATGATGAATTCAGGCAGAAGAGCATAAGCCTTATCAGTGACCAGCTTCTGATATCAGACCTTTTCAACAAGACCGTCGTAAGCAAGCTGGAATTATCAGAGGATGATTTGAAAGGATATTATGATGAGAACAAGGGGACTTACTTTGTCGATGAATCCCTTGAGGTATCTCATATCCTTGTGTTGGGCGGTCCTCAGATGAATAAGACTGATGATGAGGCCAGGGAGATAATACTCGGGGTCGAGAAGAGGATCGCTGATGGCGATGACTTCTTCGGTCTTGTCAGGGAATACAGCGAGGATCCGGGAAGCAAGGATAATGATGGTAAGTATAATATCACAAGGGGCATGACTGTCAAGGAGTTTGAGGATGCTGCTTTTGCCCTTGATGTCGGTATGGTTTCGCCTATTGTCAAGACTCAGTTCGGTTATCACATAATAAAGCTGCTTGGCAGGACAGAGGCTCGTCAGATGGAGTTTGATGAGGTCAGGGATGAGATTAGGGAGCAAATGTTGTATGAGGCTCAGAAGACTGGGATCCCATTGTACATTGCAGGTCTCATGGATAAGGCGAAGATAGAATTATTTGCCTTCAACTCAGGGATACCCTCAATGGACATAACCACCTTCCAGCAGGTTGATCCGTCTGTCTGCACTGATGAGGATAACAGGACCATTGTCAGGCTTTACACTGTCTCTTATCAGGAGGCTTCTCAGTTCGCCGAAGCTGCTTTCAGGCAGGCTCTTGAGAGGTTTGACAGGTCTGGGGAGCTTTCAGCTTATGTCTGGCAGGTTGATACGAATGATGATGTCATGACCCCGGAGCTTGAATCAGCCATCCCGCAGGAGGAGCTTGATCTTTTCAGGAAGTATAATCCGGGCAATTCAGTGCCTGCTTACCTGATCGGCTGCAAGTACTTGAGGATTGGCAACGGCCATTGGGAGAATAAGGACATGGCTTCTGAGACTCTCGAGATTGAGGCTATGTTTGATGAGATCATCTTTGAGCTGGAGAATGCCGAGGCTTTCGCTGAAGCATCTCAGGACAATCCGTATATTATCCAGCCTGAAGCGCAATAA
- a CDS encoding NFACT family protein: MKDQVSYLELGYIVRELQFLVGGKIDKIYHPDKSELLFQFHVPSKGKSILRVLIPKVIYLTSFKPHTDSPSGFCMALRKHLNGARVREIVQKGSERIVEILFERPERLRVIIELFAKGNLVLCRDDYSIVNLLNRDGVKTGQKYEFPKYQDFSGLSKDEFIILLGSEELVRALANNLSLGGIFAEEICLLAGVDKKKDVRDLSKKELDAIFSSYVDMISSVQSANVVFKDDLPLHVLPFHLRSFDSSVKKDFASFNEAIDEVFTQKIESASVKEAVRLKSAALGKIERTINIQRKQLGSLKASARNDQRAGEMIYENYQEIDSLLKAIRADKKKLSWPEMKEKYVSGKVRGIDEKTGKVVLEIEDEGLKDE, from the coding sequence ATGAAGGATCAGGTTTCATATCTGGAATTAGGATATATTGTCAGGGAGCTTCAGTTCTTGGTAGGTGGCAAGATAGACAAGATTTATCATCCGGATAAGTCTGAACTGCTTTTCCAGTTCCATGTTCCCTCAAAGGGCAAGAGCATTCTGAGGGTTCTGATACCTAAGGTCATTTATCTCACTTCTTTTAAGCCACATACAGATTCCCCTTCTGGCTTCTGCATGGCCTTGAGGAAGCATCTCAATGGCGCGAGGGTCAGGGAGATTGTCCAGAAGGGCTCTGAGCGTATTGTTGAGATCCTCTTTGAGAGGCCGGAGCGTTTGAGGGTTATCATTGAGCTTTTTGCAAAAGGTAATCTTGTGCTGTGCAGGGATGATTATTCCATAGTCAATCTGCTGAACAGGGATGGTGTGAAGACCGGCCAGAAGTATGAATTCCCCAAATACCAGGATTTCTCTGGATTGTCCAAGGATGAGTTCATCATTCTTTTGGGCTCTGAAGAGCTTGTCAGGGCTCTTGCCAATAATCTTTCTCTTGGTGGTATTTTTGCTGAGGAGATATGCTTGCTTGCCGGCGTCGACAAGAAGAAGGATGTCAGGGATCTCTCTAAGAAGGAGCTGGATGCTATTTTCAGCAGTTATGTGGATATGATCTCTTCTGTCCAGTCTGCTAATGTTGTTTTCAAGGATGATCTGCCTCTTCATGTGCTTCCTTTTCATCTCAGGTCTTTTGATTCATCTGTGAAGAAGGATTTTGCTTCATTCAATGAGGCCATTGATGAGGTCTTCACACAGAAGATAGAGTCTGCTTCTGTCAAGGAGGCTGTGAGATTGAAGTCTGCTGCGCTCGGCAAGATTGAGAGGACCATAAATATACAGAGGAAGCAGCTGGGTTCTTTGAAGGCAAGTGCCAGGAATGATCAGAGGGCAGGCGAGATGATCTATGAGAATTATCAGGAGATCGATTCTCTTCTGAAGGCGATAAGGGCTGACAAGAAGAAGCTTTCCTGGCCTGAGATGAAAGAGAAGTATGTTTCAGGCAAGGTCAGGGGCATTGACGAGAAGACAGGGAAGGTTGTCCTGGAGATTGAGGATGAGGGGCTGAAGGATGAATAG
- a CDS encoding RsmB/NOP family class I SAM-dependent RNA methyltransferase — protein sequence MNRSFFLKRYRELAGEDADKITTLPQSIRINTLRISEKELVPRLKSNGILLEKVPFLRHGFVVKKARFSPGASPEYLLGYYYLQELASQIPVEHMELKPSHTVLDMAAAPGSKTTQLAQEMQDKGVLVALESNQSRIQSLKNNLERCFISNTIVFRKDARFAFDLGIEFDRILLDAPCSGNFANDKDWFSNKSQESVNERARTQKELLKAALKCLKPKGILMYSTCSLEPEENELNIGWLLNKYDDIKLENISTIGDPGLTSVFGRELDPEVSRCRRLWPHRTGTQGFFLAKVRKK from the coding sequence ATGAATAGGTCTTTTTTTCTGAAGAGGTACAGGGAATTGGCAGGTGAGGATGCCGATAAGATAACAACTCTGCCTCAGTCGATCAGGATCAATACATTGCGCATCTCTGAGAAGGAGCTTGTTCCCAGATTGAAGTCAAATGGTATCCTGCTCGAGAAAGTCCCTTTCCTTAGGCATGGTTTTGTGGTGAAGAAGGCGAGGTTCTCTCCTGGTGCTTCTCCTGAGTATCTTCTGGGCTATTATTATCTGCAGGAGCTCGCTTCCCAGATCCCTGTTGAGCATATGGAGCTGAAACCGTCGCATACTGTTCTTGACATGGCTGCTGCTCCTGGCTCCAAGACGACTCAGCTCGCTCAGGAGATGCAGGATAAGGGTGTTCTTGTTGCCCTGGAATCCAATCAGTCGCGCATCCAGTCATTGAAGAATAATCTTGAGCGCTGTTTCATCTCAAACACGATTGTTTTCAGGAAGGATGCCAGGTTCGCTTTTGATCTCGGCATCGAGTTTGATCGCATTTTGCTTGATGCCCCCTGTTCTGGCAATTTTGCCAATGACAAGGATTGGTTCTCTAATAAGTCGCAGGAGTCTGTGAATGAGAGGGCGAGGACTCAGAAAGAGCTCCTCAAGGCTGCCCTGAAATGCCTTAAGCCTAAGGGCATATTGATGTATTCCACCTGTTCTCTTGAGCCTGAGGAGAATGAGCTGAATATCGGCTGGCTGCTGAACAAATATGATGATATCAAGCTTGAGAATATCAGCACGATCGGTGATCCCGGCCTCACAAGTGTTTTCGGCAGGGAATTGGATCCGGAAGTCAGCAGGTGCAGGAGGTTATGGCCTCACAGGACTGGCACGCAGGGCTTTTTTCTGGCCAAGGTCAGAAAAAAATGA